A genomic segment from Bacillus cereus G9842 encodes:
- a CDS encoding iron chelate uptake ABC transporter family permease subunit: MITLEYRKKENVEIDSSLHNESRSASAFRSKKEARRYWILLITLIALGLLSSYGLLVYNNPVPIDSPSFIPVVKRRIVAIVAMIIAAVCHSLSTVAFQSITNNKIITPSLLGFESLYSAIQTSTIFFFGASALINFNGIGSFLFQVVVMVFMSLILYGWLLSGKYGNLQLMLLVGIIIGTGLNSVSTFMRKLLAPSEFDILQARLFGSVNHADPAYFPIVIPMIIIVAVLILAHSKNLNVLSLGKDVATSFGVKYQPSVIYTLVLVAILMSISTALIGPLTFYGFLVATLSYQAASTYDHRYIFPMAFAIGFLIMTSAYFLMYHVFHAQGVVSVIIELFGGIIFLTIVLRKRAL, encoded by the coding sequence ATGATCACATTAGAATATAGAAAAAAAGAAAATGTCGAAATCGATTCTAGCCTTCATAATGAAAGTAGATCAGCTAGCGCTTTTCGGTCTAAGAAGGAAGCAAGACGTTATTGGATTTTACTGATTACATTGATTGCTTTAGGTCTTCTTTCTTCATATGGACTTTTAGTTTATAACAATCCAGTTCCGATAGATTCACCTTCTTTTATCCCAGTCGTTAAGAGAAGGATAGTAGCTATTGTTGCAATGATTATCGCTGCAGTTTGCCATAGCTTGTCGACAGTTGCTTTCCAATCTATTACGAATAATAAAATTATTACTCCATCGCTTTTAGGTTTCGAATCACTTTATTCAGCAATTCAAACGAGTACAATATTCTTCTTTGGTGCTAGTGCATTAATAAATTTTAATGGAATTGGATCATTTTTATTCCAAGTTGTTGTTATGGTCTTCATGAGTTTGATACTTTATGGATGGTTACTTTCCGGTAAATACGGGAATTTACAACTTATGCTTTTAGTTGGAATTATTATTGGTACCGGGCTAAATTCAGTGTCAACTTTCATGAGAAAACTACTTGCGCCTTCAGAATTTGATATTTTACAAGCAAGATTATTTGGTTCTGTTAATCATGCAGATCCTGCATATTTTCCTATTGTAATTCCTATGATCATAATTGTAGCAGTATTAATTTTGGCTCATTCTAAGAATTTGAATGTTTTGTCACTAGGAAAAGATGTTGCTACTTCTTTTGGTGTTAAATATCAACCTAGTGTAATTTATACGCTTGTATTAGTAGCTATTTTGATGTCTATTTCAACAGCTCTAATTGGACCACTTACTTTCTACGGCTTTTTAGTAGCAACTTTGAGTTATCAGGCAGCGTCAACTTATGATCATAGATACATTTTTCCGATGGCTTTTGCTATAGGATTTTTAATAATGACGAGTGCATACTTTTTAATGTATCATGTATTCCATGCTCAAGGTGTAGTTTCAGTTATTATTGAATTATTTGGTGGAATCATATTCTTAACTATAGTTTTAAGGAAGAGGGCTTTATGA
- a CDS encoding response regulator transcription factor: MRQVLVIKNERSLAKKIVSGLTQEGYFILKLHNENEGLNIIYEQDWDIIVLDWDSLSISGPEICRQIRLVKTTPIIIVTDNISSEDCVAGLQAGADDYIRKPFVKEELVARVQAILRRSDCNQQNETNFFQFKDLFVDASSNIVKKGGENLSLTKREYDLLVFLIKNKNTILSREMLLNQVWGYNVVVNPNVVDLYIGYVRKKLKCEKKDRYIQTIHGRGYSMIE; the protein is encoded by the coding sequence GTGAGGCAGGTGTTAGTAATTAAGAATGAAAGGTCTTTAGCGAAGAAAATCGTAAGCGGTCTAACGCAAGAAGGCTATTTCATTTTAAAACTTCACAATGAAAACGAAGGTTTAAATATAATATATGAACAAGATTGGGATATTATCGTATTGGATTGGGATTCATTAAGTATATCGGGACCGGAAATTTGCAGACAAATACGACTTGTTAAAACGACACCGATAATTATTGTGACCGACAATATTTCTAGCGAGGATTGCGTGGCAGGGCTACAAGCAGGTGCAGATGATTATATAAGAAAACCATTTGTGAAAGAAGAATTAGTAGCAAGGGTTCAAGCTATTTTAAGGAGAAGTGATTGTAACCAGCAAAATGAGACGAATTTTTTTCAGTTTAAAGATCTCTTTGTTGATGCATCTAGCAATATTGTGAAAAAAGGTGGCGAAAACCTCTCGCTTACTAAGCGCGAGTACGACTTACTTGTATTTTTAATCAAGAATAAAAACACAATATTAAGCCGTGAAATGCTTTTGAATCAAGTTTGGGGATATAACGTAGTAGTAAATCCAAATGTAGTAGATTTATATATTGGGTATGTAAGAAAAAAGTTAAAGTGCGAGAAGAAAGACAGATATATTCAAACGATACATGGTAGAGGTTATTCAATGATTGAATGA
- a CDS encoding siderophore ABC transporter substrate-binding protein has translation MKKSMLLKLVSILAIFTLMLVACSNPSNDTKESKANKDNGSDKTKTVEITDAHGTVKVPVNPKNVVALDNRTFETLSDWGIKLAAAPKDIMPADSAYKKDDSVQNIGNHREPNLEIIAAANPELVIVGQRFAGHYEEIKKLVPNAAVIDLNVDVSEKATKPGENLVKGLKDSTVTLGKIFDKDKEAKKLVADFDKSIENAKSAYNGKDKVMSVIVTGGNIGFAAPHSGRVWGPMYEIFGWTPALEVSNSTAGHKGDDVSVEAIAQTNPDWIFVLDRDAATSDAATSAPAKDVISKSPALQNTTAVSKNQVIYAPEDTYTNESIQTYIELFGNISKTLAK, from the coding sequence ATGAAAAAATCTATGCTTTTAAAATTAGTGAGTATTCTAGCAATTTTTACTTTAATGTTAGTAGCTTGCTCAAATCCAAGTAATGATACTAAAGAGTCAAAAGCTAATAAAGATAATGGTAGTGATAAGACAAAAACGGTTGAAATCACTGATGCTCATGGAACTGTTAAAGTCCCTGTAAACCCAAAGAATGTAGTTGCTTTGGATAACAGAACTTTTGAAACTTTATCTGATTGGGGAATTAAATTAGCGGCTGCTCCAAAGGATATCATGCCTGCAGATTCAGCATATAAAAAGGATGATTCAGTTCAAAACATTGGAAATCACCGTGAACCAAATCTTGAAATTATTGCAGCTGCAAATCCTGAACTTGTAATCGTTGGTCAAAGATTTGCTGGTCATTACGAAGAAATCAAAAAATTAGTACCAAATGCAGCTGTTATTGATCTTAATGTTGATGTATCTGAGAAGGCTACTAAGCCTGGCGAAAACTTAGTAAAAGGACTTAAAGATTCTACAGTTACTTTAGGGAAAATCTTTGATAAAGATAAAGAAGCTAAAAAATTAGTAGCTGATTTTGATAAATCTATTGAAAACGCAAAATCTGCTTATAACGGAAAAGATAAAGTTATGAGTGTTATCGTTACTGGTGGGAATATCGGTTTTGCTGCGCCGCACTCTGGTCGTGTTTGGGGACCAATGTATGAAATTTTCGGTTGGACTCCAGCATTAGAAGTTTCAAATTCTACTGCAGGTCATAAAGGTGACGACGTTTCTGTTGAAGCTATTGCACAAACAAATCCTGATTGGATTTTCGTATTAGATCGTGATGCTGCAACATCTGATGCAGCCACTTCAGCTCCAGCTAAGGATGTTATTTCTAAATCACCTGCTCTTCAAAACACAACTGCTGTTTCTAAAAACCAGGTTATTTATGCACCAGAAGATACTTACACAAATGAATCAATTCAAACTTATATAGAGTTATTTGGAAATATTTCAAAAACTTTAGCTAAGTAG
- the smpB gene encoding SsrA-binding protein, translated as MPKGTGKVIAQNKKAFHDYFIEETYEAGLVLQGTEIKSIRAGRVNLKDAFARIHNGEVWVHNMHINTYEQGNRFNHDPLRTRKLLLHKKEIDKLAGAAKETGYALVPLRIYLKNGFAKMALGLAKGKKQYDKRHDLKEKEAKREIARVFRDRQKM; from the coding sequence ATGCCAAAGGGTACAGGTAAGGTTATTGCACAAAATAAAAAAGCATTTCATGATTATTTCATCGAAGAAACATACGAGGCAGGGCTTGTCCTTCAAGGAACGGAAATTAAGTCGATTCGCGCTGGTCGCGTGAACTTGAAAGATGCGTTTGCACGTATACATAACGGTGAAGTATGGGTTCATAATATGCACATTAATACATACGAACAAGGGAATCGTTTCAACCATGATCCACTTCGTACGAGAAAATTACTTCTTCATAAAAAAGAAATTGATAAGCTAGCGGGCGCTGCAAAAGAAACAGGTTACGCATTAGTTCCACTTAGAATCTATTTGAAAAATGGATTTGCAAAAATGGCACTTGGTTTAGCAAAAGGTAAGAAACAATATGATAAACGTCACGATTTAAAAGAGAAAGAAGCGAAACGTGAAATTGCACGCGTGTTCCGTGATCGCCAAAAGATGTAA
- a CDS encoding DUF402 domain-containing protein, whose translation MFNLNTHQCHCDEIIERKIRYDSKVLEYKCKFLNAQDQSLVLFHIIEDSFTMLAGRNKLTIPRGSYTIAYYWKDRPYNLYFWRDNKGNYLGSYFNIVKNTCINDKMVTFEDLIIDILALPNGEYFILDEDELPEKLEDFENGSVQYALNSLIKSIDTVLSQAFSESEGIYKHEKFAPLLEK comes from the coding sequence TTGTTTAATTTAAATACACATCAATGTCACTGCGATGAAATTATAGAGAGGAAAATACGATATGATTCTAAAGTTCTAGAATATAAATGTAAGTTTTTAAATGCACAAGATCAAAGCCTTGTGCTATTTCACATTATCGAAGACTCCTTTACAATGTTGGCTGGTCGAAACAAATTAACGATTCCTAGAGGAAGTTATACAATAGCTTATTATTGGAAAGATCGTCCATATAATTTATATTTCTGGAGGGACAATAAAGGGAATTACCTAGGCTCCTATTTTAACATTGTAAAGAATACATGTATAAATGATAAAATGGTGACTTTTGAAGATTTAATTATTGATATTTTAGCACTTCCAAATGGTGAATACTTTATTTTAGACGAAGATGAATTACCGGAGAAATTAGAGGATTTCGAGAATGGTTCAGTCCAATATGCCCTAAATTCATTAATTAAGTCTATTGATACTGTTCTTTCTCAAGCATTTTCAGAATCTGAAGGAATTTATAAACATGAAAAGTTTGCTCCATTATTAGAAAAATGA
- a CDS encoding ABC transporter permease, translated as MSKNIISRVENISQPQFYNHNKLWTKPFIIAIIVVLILGIISLFTGVYDIRGQEDGMEMFFITRVPRTVALMLTGAAMAMAGLVMQLITQNRFVEPTTTGTIEWSGLGLLFVYLLFPAPTLVQRMTGAIIFSFIGTMIFFLFLRRVKLRSSLIVPIIGLMLGAVISAVSTFLGLLFQKTQSIETWFVGSFANVQVGRYEYLWLIVIITFLIFMYANRLTLAGLGEDVATSLGVNYNRIVLFGTALISVAVGIVAAVIGHLPFLGLIVPNIVSMFRGDDLRSNLPWVCVIGMGSITACDIISRTIIQPFELPVSLILATVGAVVFITILLRQRKPRRLR; from the coding sequence GTGTCAAAAAATATAATTTCTAGGGTTGAGAATATTTCTCAACCCCAGTTTTATAATCACAATAAATTATGGACAAAACCTTTTATAATAGCGATTATAGTTGTTCTAATTTTAGGGATTATATCACTGTTTACTGGAGTTTATGATATACGTGGACAAGAGGACGGAATGGAGATGTTTTTCATCACTCGTGTTCCAAGAACAGTTGCATTAATGCTTACTGGAGCTGCAATGGCGATGGCAGGGCTCGTAATGCAACTCATTACACAGAATCGCTTTGTTGAACCTACTACAACAGGGACTATTGAATGGTCAGGCTTAGGCCTGCTTTTTGTGTATTTACTATTTCCTGCCCCAACTTTAGTTCAAAGAATGACTGGTGCAATCATTTTTTCTTTTATAGGAACTATGATTTTTTTTCTATTTTTAAGAAGAGTTAAGCTTCGTTCGTCTTTAATTGTCCCGATTATTGGATTGATGCTTGGAGCAGTTATTTCTGCAGTGTCTACTTTTTTGGGACTCCTTTTTCAAAAGACGCAAAGTATTGAAACTTGGTTCGTAGGTTCATTTGCGAACGTTCAGGTAGGAAGATATGAATATTTATGGCTGATTGTTATCATTACTTTTCTTATTTTTATGTATGCTAATAGATTGACTTTAGCTGGACTAGGAGAAGATGTCGCAACAAGCCTTGGAGTTAATTACAATAGAATTGTTCTTTTTGGGACTGCTCTTATATCTGTTGCAGTTGGAATTGTTGCAGCTGTTATTGGACACTTACCTTTCTTAGGATTAATTGTGCCAAATATCGTTTCAATGTTTAGAGGTGATGATCTTAGGAGTAATTTACCTTGGGTTTGTGTGATCGGAATGGGGTCAATAACTGCCTGTGACATCATTTCTCGAACAATTATACAGCCTTTTGAATTACCTGTTTCTTTAATACTTGCAACAGTGGGAGCAGTCGTGTTTATTACTATTTTATTGAGACAAAGAAAACCAAGGAGGCTACGATGA
- a CDS encoding purine/pyrimidine permease translates to MNKKHFDTSFSILQWFVFLLANAIALPIIIGGIFHLPIEDVSTLMQRTFLVVGVSSFLQAWFGHRYPIADGPAGSWVSIFVILGQVAMHQGQSAKDVLQLLEGGLIIAGILLFFLGITGLVHRILRLFTPLVTGTFLLILSLQLSGVLLKGMIGLQGSATHPDYTTATIALFVFALITFLSIKGKGWMKSYAVLLGISCGWLLYAVLGKSSHIPSHTTLVKLPEIFAWGTPRFDIGMTLTATLFTFLLVANTIAAISAVKQVAPLSKENEKQTLNRGVWVGGISHIISSLFSTIGIVPLPASAGFIQLTGQRKVKSFLIASLILAGISFIPSIVNFISLLPGPIANAALLATFVQVIGISFQSILREDLNQRRLTILGISLLISLGILFLPESAFSGVPSSLQYVLSNGLLVGTMLVILLEQFWKE, encoded by the coding sequence ATGAATAAAAAACACTTTGATACGAGTTTTAGTATTCTACAATGGTTTGTGTTTCTATTAGCAAATGCAATTGCGTTACCTATCATTATTGGTGGCATATTCCATTTACCAATAGAGGATGTCTCAACATTAATGCAGCGAACTTTTTTAGTCGTGGGAGTAAGTTCGTTTCTACAAGCGTGGTTTGGGCATCGTTACCCCATTGCGGACGGGCCAGCCGGTTCATGGGTAAGTATATTTGTCATATTGGGACAAGTCGCTATGCATCAGGGACAAAGTGCAAAAGACGTATTGCAACTTTTAGAAGGCGGATTAATTATTGCAGGTATATTACTCTTCTTTCTTGGTATAACAGGGCTTGTTCATCGAATCTTACGCTTATTTACACCCTTGGTTACAGGAACCTTTCTTTTAATATTATCTCTTCAGCTTAGTGGTGTGTTACTAAAAGGAATGATAGGATTACAAGGATCTGCAACCCATCCTGACTATACAACAGCTACTATTGCTCTCTTTGTTTTTGCCCTTATTACTTTCTTATCAATTAAAGGGAAAGGATGGATGAAAAGTTACGCTGTGTTACTTGGAATTTCATGTGGTTGGCTTTTGTATGCAGTATTAGGAAAATCATCTCATATCCCTTCGCATACAACGCTAGTTAAGTTACCAGAGATATTTGCTTGGGGCACACCTAGATTCGATATTGGAATGACTCTAACTGCAACTTTATTTACATTTCTTTTAGTTGCAAATACAATCGCTGCTATTTCGGCTGTAAAACAAGTGGCTCCATTATCTAAAGAAAATGAAAAGCAAACACTGAACCGTGGTGTATGGGTCGGAGGTATATCACATATTATCTCGTCGTTGTTCTCTACAATTGGAATTGTACCATTACCTGCATCAGCAGGATTTATCCAACTAACAGGACAAAGAAAAGTGAAGTCATTCCTTATAGCAAGTCTTATATTAGCAGGAATTTCTTTTATTCCCTCAATTGTAAACTTTATATCCTTGCTACCAGGACCTATTGCTAATGCTGCACTTTTAGCTACATTTGTCCAAGTAATAGGCATTTCATTTCAATCCATTTTACGTGAAGATTTAAATCAACGCCGATTAACTATATTAGGAATTTCATTATTAATCAGTTTGGGAATATTGTTTCTTCCAGAAAGTGCATTTAGCGGAGTTCCTTCTTCCTTACAATATGTTTTAAGTAATGGCTTACTTGTGGGTACCATGCTTGTCATTCTATTAGAACAATTTTGGAAAGAGTAA
- a CDS encoding iron ABC transporter ATP-binding protein: protein MIKIDNVKKFYTDKVKIGPLDIEIPKAGFTSLIGPNGAGKSTTLLMIGRLLDMDEGQIQVANMDVSESKSKDLAKILTILRQENHFVTRLTVRQLVGFGRFPYSKGRLTKEDEVIISKYIDFLDLTSLENRYLDELSGGQRQRAYVAMVLCQETEYVLLDEPLNNLDVARSVQMMEHLRRAANEFGRTILTVMHDINFAAKYSDKICAMKDGQIAAFGTVEEVMDPTLLTDIFETKIEIINGPYGPIAVY from the coding sequence ATGATAAAAATTGATAATGTTAAAAAGTTCTATACTGATAAGGTGAAGATAGGACCTTTGGATATTGAAATACCAAAAGCAGGCTTTACTTCTTTAATTGGACCAAATGGCGCTGGAAAGTCTACGACACTTTTGATGATTGGAAGACTTTTAGATATGGATGAAGGTCAAATTCAGGTAGCAAATATGGATGTTTCTGAATCCAAATCAAAAGACTTAGCAAAAATTTTGACTATATTGCGACAAGAAAATCATTTTGTAACTAGGCTTACTGTTAGACAATTAGTTGGATTTGGGCGCTTTCCTTATTCAAAGGGAAGATTGACTAAAGAAGATGAGGTTATCATTTCTAAATATATTGATTTCTTAGATTTAACTAGTTTAGAGAATAGATATTTAGATGAGCTTTCTGGTGGTCAAAGACAAAGGGCATATGTAGCGATGGTATTGTGCCAAGAGACGGAATATGTACTTTTGGACGAACCTTTGAACAACCTTGATGTTGCTCGTTCTGTTCAAATGATGGAGCATTTGAGACGTGCAGCTAATGAATTTGGACGAACAATTTTGACTGTCATGCATGACATAAATTTTGCGGCTAAATACTCTGATAAAATTTGTGCTATGAAAGATGGACAAATTGCTGCTTTTGGAACAGTAGAAGAGGTTATGGATCCAACACTTTTGACAGATATTTTTGAAACAAAAATAGAAATTATTAATGGTCCTTATGGGCCAATAGCAGTTTATTAG
- the alo gene encoding anthrolysin O/cereolysin O family cholesterol-dependent cytolysin Alo — MIFLNIKKNTKRRKFLACLLVSLCTINYSSISFAETQASNVTDVTKNASGIDTGIANLKYNNQEVLAVNGDKVESFVPKESINSNGKFVVVEREKKSLTTSPVDISIIDSVVNRTYPGAVQLANKAFADNQPSLLVAKRKPLNISIDLPGMRKENTITVQNPTYGNVAGAVDDLVSTWNEKYSTTHTLPARMQYTESMVYSKSQIASALNVNAKYLDNSLNIDFNAVANGEKKVMVAAYKQIFYTVSAELPNNPSDLFDNSVTFDELTRKGVSNSAPPVMVSNVAYGRTVYVKLETTSKSKDVQAAFKALLKNNSVETSGQYKDIFEESTFTAVVLGGDAKEHNKVVTKDFNEIRNIIKDNAELSLKNPAYPISYTSTFLKDNATAAVHNNTDYIETKTTEYSSAKMTLDHYGAYVAQFDVSWDEFTFDQKGNEVLTHKTWDGSGKDKTAHYSTVIPLPPNSKNIKIVARECTGLAWEWWRTIINEQNVPLTNEIKVSIGGTTLYPTASISH; from the coding sequence GTGATTTTTCTGAATATTAAGAAAAACACTAAAAGAAGAAAGTTCCTTGCATGTTTATTAGTTAGTTTATGCACTATTAATTATTCATCTATTTCCTTCGCAGAAACACAAGCAAGTAATGTAACTGATGTAACTAAAAATGCTAGTGGCATTGATACTGGTATAGCAAATCTTAAATATAATAATCAAGAGGTTTTAGCTGTAAATGGTGATAAAGTAGAGAGTTTTGTTCCGAAAGAAAGTATCAATTCAAATGGTAAATTTGTAGTAGTGGAACGCGAGAAAAAATCACTTACAACGTCACCGGTCGATATTTCAATTATTGATTCTGTAGTGAATCGCACGTATCCAGGAGCTGTACAACTTGCAAATAAAGCTTTTGCAGACAATCAACCGAGTTTATTAGTGGCTAAGAGAAAGCCTTTGAATATTAGTATAGACTTACCTGGCATGAGAAAAGAAAATACAATCACTGTTCAAAATCCGACATATGGTAATGTAGCTGGAGCAGTAGACGATTTAGTATCTACTTGGAATGAAAAGTATTCTACAACACATACGTTACCTGCAAGAATGCAGTATACAGAATCTATGGTTTATAGTAAATCACAAATCGCAAGTGCTCTTAATGTTAACGCTAAATATCTTGATAACAGTCTAAACATTGATTTTAATGCGGTTGCAAATGGAGAGAAGAAAGTGATGGTAGCGGCATATAAGCAAATATTTTATACGGTAAGTGCTGAACTACCTAACAATCCATCCGATCTTTTTGATAATAGTGTTACTTTTGACGAGTTAACTCGTAAAGGTGTAAGTAATTCGGCTCCACCTGTTATGGTTTCAAATGTAGCTTATGGTAGAACCGTTTATGTAAAATTAGAAACAACATCTAAGAGTAAAGATGTACAAGCTGCTTTTAAAGCCTTACTTAAGAATAACAGCGTCGAAACGAGTGGACAGTATAAAGATATTTTTGAAGAAAGTACCTTTACTGCTGTAGTATTAGGCGGAGATGCGAAAGAGCATAACAAGGTTGTTACTAAAGATTTCAATGAAATCCGAAATATCATTAAAGATAATGCTGAATTAAGTCTTAAAAATCCAGCATATCCAATTTCATATACAAGCACTTTCTTAAAAGATAATGCAACTGCCGCTGTTCATAACAATACAGATTATATTGAGACGAAAACTACAGAATATTCAAGTGCTAAAATGACACTTGATCATTACGGTGCTTACGTTGCTCAATTTGATGTATCTTGGGATGAATTCACATTTGACCAAAAGGGTAACGAAGTACTAACACATAAAACATGGGATGGTAGCGGAAAAGACAAAACGGCTCATTACTCTACAGTTATCCCTCTTCCACCGAACTCAAAAAATATAAAAATTGTAGCAAGAGAATGTACAGGTCTTGCATGGGAATGGTGGAGAACAATTATTAATGAACAAAACGTTCCATTAACAAATGAAATAAAAGTTTCAATTGGAGGAACAACATTATATCCAACTGCTAGTATTAGTCATTAG